The sequence AGATGCACCAACGCTCGATGCATTACTAGCCGCATCTGCTGCAAATACTTCAGAAATAAACATATTCAATCCTAATTGTTAACAATAAATTTAAGCAAATCTATTTAAGTATTAATTATAATACTATGCTATGTCAAGAGTAGAACTCTGATAAACTCGTAATATTAAAAATTATATACAATAATTAAGTATTTAAATTCAAAGAGTAAAACATGAGATACACTACACAAAGCTAATATTCTTACAATTTATTGATTTGATATAATATCCAATGGTAGTTTCTCCATTTTATATTGAGGATCAGATGCAACCCCGTATATTCTGCTTGGTGGGGCAATTTTATTCTCTATACCAAAAATTATGCCTTCAATTATTGCTTCAAGGACTTTTTCAAGATTACAATCTGCTCCAGGAACACGATGTTCTAAGCGACATTTCTCAAAATTGCCAGCAAAATCAGGTATTCTTATCGCAGCAGTTCTGTTATTTACGCCCCAGCTCACTGTAGTTGGAGTGTGAATATCTGGATATTGAAACCTTAAATAAGAATCATCGTTTGGAGCAAAAACTGACATATGTTTTTTCATCATTGCACATAATCCGCCAATACTATGAAGTAGGTAATCACTATATTTATGTTCATCGCTATAAAATAAATTATTGTTGTTTGAATCAACTAAGTTAACATGCACATTTAATGCGCTGCCTGCTCTATCCAAATAGGGTTTTGCTTTAAAAGAGATACTACCACCAAGTTTTTGTACTATCTCAGAAAGCAATCCTTTTACTAGCTCAAAATGCTTAGTTAAATTGTTGCGATTATTATAACAACCACTTTTCACCTCATATTGATGTATAGAACTTTCTCTCTCACAAGAAAATCCAAGTGAAACAATTTTATCTCCAATGCTATTTAGGAATAAATCTTCTTCTATTCCTTCAATATAAAATTCTAACTCAATGCCGAATA is a genomic window of Wolbachia endosymbiont of Folsomia candida containing:
- a CDS encoding glutamine synthetase, which codes for MTILSNLNYHVIFGIELEFYIEGIEEDLFLNSIGDKIVSLGFSCERESSIHQYEVKSGCYNNRNNLTKHFELVKGLLSEIVQKLGGSISFKAKPYLDRAGSALNVHVNLVDSNNNNLFYSDEHKYSDYLLHSIGGLCAMMKKHMSVFAPNDDSYLRFQYPDIHTPTTVSWGVNNRTAAIRIPDFAGNFEKCRLEHRVPGADCNLEKVLEAIIEGIIFGIENKIAPPSRIYGVASDPQYKMEKLPLDIISNQ